One window of the Burkholderia sp. FERM BP-3421 genome contains the following:
- a CDS encoding dihydrodipicolinate synthase family protein: MNHRTEYWSGVFPAVSTQFKADFSLDLEATHRVMANLVKDGVSGLVVCGTVGENTSLKTAEKLAVIEAARDAAAGRVPVIAGIAEFTTAFACDTVREAARAGVDGVMVMPALVYSAKTHETAAHFRAVATSTDLPVMVYNNPPIYKNDVTPDVLIALQDCENIVYFKDSSGDTRRFIDIRNAVGDRFVLFAGLDDVVVESLAVGAQGWVSGMSNAFPKEGETLFRLAMQRRFDEALALYRWFMPLLHLDARPDLVQCIKLCEELVGRGSAVTRPPRLALQGETLAEVKAIVAKALAERPTLPDVGL; encoded by the coding sequence ATGAACCATCGCACCGAGTACTGGAGCGGCGTTTTCCCCGCCGTCAGCACCCAATTCAAGGCGGACTTCTCGCTCGATCTCGAAGCGACGCATCGCGTGATGGCCAATCTCGTCAAGGACGGCGTGTCGGGCCTCGTGGTCTGCGGCACGGTCGGCGAGAACACCTCGCTGAAGACGGCCGAGAAACTCGCGGTGATCGAGGCCGCGCGCGACGCGGCGGCCGGCCGCGTGCCGGTGATCGCGGGCATCGCGGAATTCACCACGGCCTTCGCGTGCGACACGGTGCGCGAGGCCGCGCGCGCCGGCGTCGACGGCGTGATGGTGATGCCGGCGCTCGTCTATTCCGCGAAGACCCACGAAACGGCCGCGCACTTCCGCGCGGTCGCGACGAGCACCGACCTGCCGGTGATGGTCTACAACAATCCGCCGATCTACAAGAACGACGTGACGCCCGACGTGCTGATCGCGCTGCAGGATTGCGAGAACATCGTCTACTTCAAGGATTCGTCGGGCGACACGCGCCGCTTCATCGATATCCGCAACGCGGTGGGCGATCGCTTCGTGCTGTTCGCGGGGCTCGACGACGTGGTGGTCGAAAGTCTCGCGGTCGGCGCGCAAGGCTGGGTGTCGGGGATGTCGAATGCGTTCCCGAAGGAAGGCGAGACGCTGTTCCGTCTCGCGATGCAACGGCGCTTCGACGAGGCGCTCGCGCTGTATCGCTGGTTCATGCCGCTGCTGCATCTCGACGCGCGCCCCGATCTCGTTCAGTGCATCAAGCTGTGCGAGGAGCTGGTCGGACGCGGCAGCGCCGTCACGCGCCCGCCGCGCCTCGCGCTGCAGGGCGAGACGCTGGCCGAGGTGAAGGCGATCGTCGCGAAGGCGCTCGCCGAGCGGCCGACCCTGCCCGACGTGGGGCTGTAA
- a CDS encoding APC family permease, translating into MATQGKFQKRLSLTDLTFIGLGAIFGSGWLFAASHVASIAGPAGIFSWILGGVAVLLLGIVYCELGAALPRAGGVVRYPVYSHGPLLGYLMGFITLIAFSSLIAIEVVAARQYAAAWFPGLTVAGGNNPTVAGWLLQFALLGVFFLLNYSSVKTFATANNLISLFKFIVPLSVIGVLFMFFKPANLTVAGFAPFGLSGVEMAVSAGGVIFAYLGLTPIISVASEVREPQRTIPIALILSVLLSTLIYVLLQLAFLGGVPTGMLAGGWQGIGHAFSLPYRDIALVLGVGWLAYMVVADAMISPSGCGNIYMNATPRVVYGWAKSGTFFKVFTRIDARSGIPRPGLWLTFGLSVFWTLPFPSWEVLINVVSAALVLSYAVAPVSVAALRRTAPELPRPFRAAGFAVLGPLSFIVAALIVYWSGWGTVSWLLGLQIALFVVYLGCGRHVPTGQLSLARQVRASLWLIAFYALIVGASYLGSFGGIGVLAHPYDTLAVALIAIVIYYWGAATGVPARLELEDDE; encoded by the coding sequence ATGGCAACACAAGGCAAATTCCAGAAGCGGCTGTCGCTGACCGATCTCACCTTCATCGGTCTCGGCGCCATCTTCGGATCCGGCTGGTTGTTCGCGGCGAGCCACGTCGCCTCGATCGCCGGGCCCGCCGGCATCTTCTCGTGGATCCTCGGCGGCGTCGCGGTGCTGCTGCTCGGCATCGTCTACTGCGAGCTGGGCGCGGCGCTGCCGCGCGCGGGCGGCGTGGTGCGCTACCCCGTGTATTCGCACGGCCCGCTGCTCGGTTACCTGATGGGCTTCATCACGCTGATCGCGTTTTCGAGTCTGATCGCGATCGAGGTGGTGGCCGCGCGGCAGTACGCGGCCGCCTGGTTCCCCGGCCTCACCGTCGCGGGCGGCAACAACCCGACCGTCGCGGGCTGGCTGCTGCAGTTCGCGCTGCTGGGCGTGTTCTTCCTGCTCAACTATTCGAGCGTCAAGACCTTCGCGACCGCCAACAACCTGATCAGCCTGTTCAAGTTCATCGTGCCGCTGTCGGTGATCGGCGTGCTGTTCATGTTCTTCAAGCCGGCCAACCTGACCGTCGCCGGCTTCGCGCCGTTCGGCCTGTCCGGCGTCGAGATGGCCGTGTCGGCGGGCGGCGTGATCTTCGCGTACCTGGGCCTCACGCCGATCATCTCGGTCGCGAGCGAGGTGCGCGAGCCGCAGCGCACGATCCCGATCGCGCTGATCCTGTCGGTGCTGCTGTCTACGCTGATCTACGTGCTGCTGCAACTCGCGTTCCTCGGCGGCGTGCCGACCGGGATGCTCGCGGGCGGCTGGCAGGGCATCGGCCACGCGTTCTCGCTGCCGTACCGCGACATCGCGCTCGTGCTCGGCGTCGGCTGGCTCGCCTACATGGTGGTGGCCGACGCGATGATCTCGCCGAGCGGCTGCGGCAACATCTACATGAACGCGACGCCGCGCGTGGTCTACGGCTGGGCGAAGAGCGGCACCTTCTTCAAGGTCTTCACGCGCATCGACGCGCGTTCGGGCATTCCGCGCCCGGGCCTGTGGCTGACCTTCGGGCTGTCGGTGTTCTGGACGCTGCCGTTCCCGTCCTGGGAGGTGCTGATCAACGTCGTGTCGGCCGCGCTGGTGCTCAGCTATGCGGTCGCGCCGGTGTCGGTCGCCGCGCTGCGCCGCACCGCCCCCGAGCTGCCCCGGCCGTTTCGCGCCGCCGGCTTCGCGGTGCTCGGCCCGCTGTCGTTCATCGTCGCCGCGCTGATCGTCTACTGGTCTGGCTGGGGCACGGTGTCCTGGCTGCTCGGCCTGCAGATCGCGCTGTTCGTCGTCTATCTCGGCTGCGGCCGCCACGTGCCGACCGGGCAGCTGAGCCTCGCGCGGCAGGTGCGCGCGTCGCTGTGGCTGATCGCGTTCTATGCGCTGATCGTCGGCGCGTCGTATCTCGGCAGCTTCGGCGGCATCGGCGTGCTTGCGCATCCTTACGACACGCTCGCGGTCGCGCTGATCGCGATCGTCATCTACTACTGGGGCGCGGCGACCGGCGTGCCGGCCCGGCTTGAACTGGAGGACGACGAATGA